The Pseudomonas parafulva genome includes a window with the following:
- a CDS encoding histone-like nucleoid-structuring protein, MvaT/MvaU family, protein MSRLAEFRRLELQLAQQLAELEAMKNDGAIQAEMEFENKLRALLGEYGFSLREVISILDPQARARAAAPVSPEKATRKPREVKTYKNPHNGELIQTKGGNHAILKAWKAEHGAETVESWRQ, encoded by the coding sequence ATGTCTCGTCTTGCAGAATTCCGCCGCCTTGAACTCCAGCTTGCTCAGCAGCTCGCAGAATTGGAAGCGATGAAAAATGACGGTGCAATCCAGGCTGAAATGGAGTTTGAAAACAAACTCCGTGCCCTGCTTGGTGAGTACGGTTTCAGCCTGCGTGAGGTGATCAGCATTCTTGATCCTCAAGCTCGCGCTCGTGCCGCTGCTCCAGTCTCTCCAGAGAAAGCGACTCGCAAGCCACGTGAAGTGAAGACTTACAAGAACCCGCATAACGGCGAACTGATCCAGACCAAGGGCGGCAACCACGCCATCCTCAAGGCCTGGAAAGCCGAGCATGGCGCCGAGACCGTGGAGTCGTGGCGTCAGTAA
- the lgt gene encoding prolipoprotein diacylglyceryl transferase, whose amino-acid sequence MLPYPQIDPVALAIGPLKIHWYGLMYLIGIGGAWLLATRRLNRFDPTWSREKLSDLVFWLSMGVIVGGRLGYVLFYDLHAYLANPTLIFEVWKGGMSFHGGFIGVMLAALWFGKRNNKSFFELMDFVAPLVPIGLGAGRIGNFINAELWGKPTDVPWAMTFPPFSDPAQLPRHPSQLYQFALEGVALFVILWLYSRKPRPTMAVSGMFALFYGIFRFIVEFVRVPDAQLGYLAWGWLTMGQILCIPMIVAGLGLIWWAYNRKPTATPA is encoded by the coding sequence ATGCTGCCTTACCCGCAGATAGACCCCGTGGCACTGGCCATCGGACCGCTGAAAATCCATTGGTACGGCCTGATGTACCTGATCGGCATTGGCGGGGCCTGGTTACTGGCCACCCGCCGCCTCAACCGGTTCGACCCTACCTGGAGCCGCGAAAAGCTTTCCGACCTGGTCTTCTGGCTGTCGATGGGCGTGATCGTAGGGGGACGTTTGGGCTATGTGCTGTTCTACGACCTGCACGCGTACCTGGCCAACCCGACGTTGATCTTCGAGGTCTGGAAAGGCGGCATGTCGTTCCACGGCGGTTTCATTGGCGTGATGCTGGCTGCACTGTGGTTCGGCAAGCGCAACAACAAGTCGTTCTTCGAACTCATGGACTTCGTCGCCCCGCTGGTGCCGATCGGCCTGGGTGCCGGGCGTATCGGCAATTTCATCAATGCTGAACTGTGGGGCAAACCGACCGATGTGCCATGGGCGATGACCTTCCCGCCGTTCAGCGACCCGGCGCAGTTGCCGCGCCACCCTTCGCAGCTGTATCAGTTCGCCCTCGAAGGCGTGGCACTGTTCGTGATTCTCTGGCTGTACTCGCGCAAACCCCGGCCAACCATGGCAGTTTCCGGAATGTTCGCGTTGTTCTACGGTATTTTCCGTTTCATCGTCGAGTTCGTGCGGGTGCCGGATGCCCAGCTCGGTTACCTGGCGTGGGGATGGCTGACCATGGGTCAGATTCTGTGCATCCCCATGATCGTGGCTGGCCTTGGGCTCATCTGGTGGGCTTATAATCGCAAGCCTACGGCGACACCCGCCTGA
- a CDS encoding tyrosine-type recombinase/integrase, giving the protein MKVVVTRDRLVELQGSLVNEDGPLVDGQVAVTGVGLFDSEERLVPLASEYLSYAIRHKKLADTSAQTYGQNIGYSLDWFKTQPNFASASYDEILLAVTKNTIGRYFAYLREVEGLSSTTIRNRDSCLMALYSDFLCVASKHKPARRQDNPYAGGFISPTPKRELVIPCSLQDLKHLIKSTPYERERAVIQFIFDSGLRRSEVGRVTLGAVNHALNFARSQFYSDDIEEALPPEYCPLTIDGSKGPGGEYKPRISIVSRATLERIRAYHSTPLYRKYARQYESPEHTPCFFNADGKPYNADAVSKLLERLSERAVKKKLIDRSISPHKLRHGNAYAILSSPDLGKDYLGRLAVAQRHLGHSRDKITEIYTQIPHEIFSLLSPDGEVTTRAKNMQDLSAETTLKIRLGDMK; this is encoded by the coding sequence GTGAAGGTAGTAGTCACAAGAGATCGGCTGGTGGAGCTCCAAGGCTCGCTGGTCAACGAAGATGGGCCGCTGGTCGATGGCCAGGTGGCAGTCACAGGGGTGGGGCTTTTTGACTCCGAGGAGAGGCTGGTGCCCCTCGCGAGTGAGTACCTTTCATACGCCATTCGGCACAAAAAATTAGCAGACACATCTGCTCAGACCTATGGCCAGAACATCGGCTATTCGCTCGATTGGTTCAAGACTCAGCCAAACTTTGCGTCGGCTTCATACGATGAAATCCTACTAGCCGTAACTAAGAACACTATTGGGCGGTACTTTGCCTACCTGCGTGAAGTAGAGGGCCTCAGTTCAACAACTATCAGGAACAGGGATAGTTGTTTGATGGCTCTATACAGTGACTTCTTGTGCGTGGCTAGTAAACATAAACCAGCCAGGAGGCAGGATAATCCTTATGCGGGTGGGTTCATCTCGCCTACTCCTAAGCGTGAACTTGTTATTCCCTGCTCGCTCCAAGACTTAAAGCATCTTATCAAGTCTACTCCTTATGAGCGAGAGCGTGCTGTAATTCAGTTCATTTTTGACAGTGGGCTGCGCCGCAGCGAAGTTGGTCGTGTGACTTTAGGTGCAGTCAATCATGCCCTCAACTTCGCTCGCTCCCAATTCTACTCGGATGATATTGAGGAGGCGCTTCCTCCAGAATACTGCCCTCTTACTATTGATGGCAGTAAGGGGCCTGGTGGCGAGTATAAGCCAAGAATTTCTATTGTTAGCCGGGCAACCCTTGAGCGCATTAGGGCCTATCATTCAACGCCGCTGTATCGGAAGTATGCTCGTCAGTACGAAAGTCCTGAGCATACCCCGTGTTTCTTTAATGCTGATGGTAAGCCTTACAATGCGGATGCTGTGAGCAAGCTTCTAGAGCGCCTTTCAGAGCGAGCCGTAAAGAAAAAACTGATTGATCGTTCTATCTCCCCGCATAAGTTGCGCCATGGAAACGCTTATGCCATTTTAAGTAGTCCGGATCTCGGTAAAGACTACTTGGGTCGCCTTGCTGTGGCTCAGCGGCATCTTGGGCACTCCAGAGATAAAATCACCGAAATTTACACGCAGATTCCACACGAGATCTTTAGTTTGCTATCCCCTGATGGCGAGGTAACCACTCGCGCTAAAAACATGCAGGATCTTTCTGCTGAGACCACACTCAAAATCCGCCTGGGGGATATGAAATGA
- a CDS encoding retron Ec67 family RNA-directed DNA polymerase/endonuclease, which translates to MSELHQLQKAASLHDLAAILNYTPSALSYLVYKRPVKYTQFTIPKSNGSPRQICAPCDELKALQKQVKILLDKCLATIENAGQVRGAISHGFKAGLSIITNAETHKKRRYVFNVDLEGFFDSIHMGRIRGFLISNKDFKLNPKVATVLAQIMCHEDKLPQGSPTSPVASNLIGHLLDLRLVQLAKRNGCSYSRYADDLTFSTNKKNFPEEIASSVDGENSWTAGPSLTKIIQKNGFELNHSKTRMQYRTNRQSVTGLVVNQVTNTPAEVRRTARAMAHHLFNKGYYLIKDEAAGVEKAKDPMIRDFTQLESLDGLFSFIYMVDQFNRKKIADNNNVKIESFKKTSLEKIHADFLFYKNFYASPLPTILCEGKTDNVYLTCAMKSLMEKFPRLCKANKDGKPALRVRFINYSDLTHRALDLNGGSADLAAFIRSYAKNCGKYKAHPPLSPTIIVVDNDSGSDPIFKVIKEVTGNRYTIPNGKGTILDKSQTTYYIAQNLSVVLTPLRKDGHPTMMEDFFPAKVLQTPWENKTFEILSKAPNKNTYSKNTFAQKIVKADRANIEFKGFTPILKSINQIIRDHRIDKSVIEKNLPPKPAKR; encoded by the coding sequence ATGTCGGAACTGCATCAGCTTCAAAAAGCCGCTTCTCTTCATGACTTGGCAGCAATCCTTAATTATACGCCAAGCGCTTTATCGTACCTAGTGTACAAAAGGCCTGTGAAATATACGCAGTTCACAATCCCTAAGAGCAATGGCTCTCCACGTCAAATCTGCGCTCCTTGCGATGAATTGAAGGCCCTTCAGAAGCAAGTCAAAATACTTTTGGATAAATGCTTAGCTACCATCGAGAACGCAGGCCAGGTTCGCGGGGCGATTTCTCACGGATTCAAAGCAGGACTTTCGATCATCACAAATGCTGAAACCCACAAAAAAAGGAGATACGTGTTTAACGTAGACCTTGAGGGTTTCTTCGATTCTATTCACATGGGCCGGATTCGCGGTTTTTTAATCAGCAACAAGGACTTCAAGCTCAACCCTAAAGTGGCCACCGTCCTAGCGCAGATAATGTGCCATGAAGACAAACTTCCGCAAGGCAGCCCGACTTCACCGGTCGCATCCAATCTAATTGGTCACTTGTTGGATTTAAGGCTTGTCCAGTTGGCGAAGAGAAATGGTTGTTCGTATTCACGCTACGCGGATGACTTAACCTTCTCAACCAACAAAAAAAATTTTCCTGAAGAGATAGCCTCATCTGTCGATGGAGAGAACTCTTGGACTGCGGGCCCGTCGCTGACGAAAATAATCCAAAAAAACGGATTCGAGCTCAATCACAGCAAGACTCGCATGCAGTACCGTACCAATAGACAGTCTGTGACCGGCCTGGTCGTTAACCAAGTTACTAATACTCCTGCGGAGGTTCGACGAACCGCTCGAGCCATGGCGCATCACCTTTTTAATAAAGGTTACTACCTGATCAAGGACGAAGCGGCAGGAGTGGAAAAAGCAAAAGACCCAATGATCAGGGACTTTACCCAGCTAGAATCGCTTGACGGGTTGTTCAGCTTCATATACATGGTTGATCAGTTTAACCGCAAGAAAATCGCAGACAACAATAACGTAAAAATCGAGTCCTTCAAGAAAACCAGCCTTGAAAAAATTCATGCGGACTTCTTATTTTACAAGAATTTCTACGCTTCGCCGCTGCCTACAATTCTGTGCGAAGGCAAAACAGATAATGTTTACCTTACATGTGCCATGAAGTCGCTAATGGAAAAGTTTCCACGACTCTGCAAGGCCAATAAGGATGGAAAGCCAGCGCTAAGAGTCCGGTTCATCAACTATTCAGATCTGACGCATAGAGCACTAGATCTGAATGGAGGCTCAGCTGATCTCGCTGCATTCATTCGTTCATATGCAAAAAATTGCGGGAAGTATAAAGCACACCCGCCTTTAAGCCCAACCATTATAGTCGTGGATAACGACAGCGGTTCTGATCCAATATTCAAAGTGATCAAAGAAGTCACCGGAAATCGATATACTATTCCCAATGGCAAGGGAACCATCCTAGACAAATCTCAAACCACTTACTATATCGCCCAAAACCTGTCTGTCGTTTTGACCCCATTAAGAAAAGATGGTCATCCGACCATGATGGAAGATTTTTTCCCAGCCAAAGTGCTACAGACCCCCTGGGAAAACAAAACTTTCGAAATCTTGAGCAAAGCTCCTAATAAGAACACATACAGCAAAAACACGTTTGCACAGAAAATCGTAAAAGCCGACCGCGCAAACATTGAATTCAAAGGGTTCACACCAATTCTAAAGTCGATAAACCAGATCATTAGAGATCATCGTATAGACAAGTCTGTGATCGAGAAGAACTTACCGCCTAAACCAGCTAAGCGTTAG
- a CDS encoding site-specific integrase: protein MEQFSFASLLMFSEFRSTVSRIQAFLSEEAQPDWDQEALNFLAYLKSLKVSQLSLFLHGEWDFNADYPNASRYVRGSKLQINFTRHENIPDLAILELKAAFIVYWKALSAVPDDDNPMKVNQPLSKPNTVISIFESGLRFLDKLYAVAADELGKEHVEIGMASLVSLPAHFYATAARTYDYVFDENLLKFFKVLHSVHLEQNVFGSPLPRVDLTTLEWKMLGGTLRPESEKVKKKQVLENKVFEISSLKASFAIVDFLEAMGGEVVDKASLKRKIEKGYHEADNHGVNPLKFNIYTRSRLAAKGFSHDQIMDVLGDSAAASMGNYLLYNARTALNKYKDETGSGFGDEFRKYLSSVCYACHYIIGQYTGMRPSELAELLTDSCVQFDGRFWLLRSAVTKHEENLVELFDDFWIAIPIVRDAVRVCAWMKKFKNNDYVYSSMDTVPWGEKSVSLSRSGVQHTIDGFFQKNLPPEVHAKLDFNPYMLRHTLAHQLYRADLGLPFISHQLKHFGEIVGVSRSERYSKTTLSYGELADKMASGGGRGSQAESLRHQAEKESNQHRFDPDGNYAGVNAQAHKERLQRVFQGYMAAGYTKDEIFEAMTKQHIAVISVGQGFCYGGKSEEFDSSIPCVGSLRCNPNRCKNAIVSKANAPSWREVYYQNKALLGNPDFAYNHVQIKAAMEEAYGVLQLLGEEL, encoded by the coding sequence ATGGAACAGTTTAGCTTCGCGTCATTGTTGATGTTCTCGGAGTTTCGCTCGACTGTGAGCCGAATTCAGGCATTCCTCTCTGAAGAGGCGCAGCCCGATTGGGATCAGGAAGCGCTTAATTTTTTGGCCTATCTGAAAAGCCTCAAAGTTTCTCAGCTTTCGCTTTTCCTGCATGGGGAATGGGACTTCAATGCAGACTATCCAAACGCTTCGCGATACGTCAGGGGTTCGAAGCTTCAGATCAATTTCACGAGGCACGAAAATATTCCAGATCTGGCTATTCTGGAGCTCAAGGCTGCTTTCATCGTGTATTGGAAGGCCCTTAGCGCCGTTCCGGATGATGACAATCCGATGAAGGTCAACCAGCCCCTTTCCAAGCCTAATACGGTTATTAGCATCTTCGAGAGTGGCTTGCGATTCTTGGACAAGCTCTACGCCGTCGCTGCAGATGAGCTTGGTAAGGAACATGTTGAGATTGGCATGGCATCACTCGTGAGCCTGCCTGCACATTTCTATGCAACGGCAGCTAGAACCTACGATTACGTGTTTGATGAAAACCTGCTGAAGTTTTTCAAGGTGCTTCACTCAGTCCATCTTGAGCAGAATGTTTTCGGATCTCCTCTGCCCCGAGTTGATCTCACAACCCTCGAGTGGAAGATGCTCGGCGGCACCCTTAGGCCTGAGTCGGAAAAGGTGAAGAAGAAACAGGTCTTGGAAAATAAGGTCTTTGAAATTTCTTCGCTCAAAGCATCTTTCGCTATTGTTGACTTTCTTGAGGCAATGGGGGGCGAGGTTGTAGACAAAGCATCCCTCAAGAGGAAGATTGAAAAAGGTTACCACGAGGCAGATAATCACGGAGTGAATCCGCTTAAGTTCAATATTTATACTCGCAGTCGGCTCGCTGCCAAGGGGTTCTCGCATGACCAGATAATGGATGTGCTTGGTGACTCTGCCGCCGCCTCTATGGGTAACTATTTATTGTACAATGCTAGAACAGCTCTTAACAAATACAAGGATGAGACAGGTTCTGGCTTTGGTGACGAGTTTAGGAAGTACCTTAGCTCCGTCTGTTACGCCTGCCATTATATTATTGGCCAATACACGGGTATGCGTCCCTCCGAGCTGGCTGAGTTGTTGACGGATTCCTGCGTGCAGTTCGACGGGCGTTTTTGGTTGCTACGAAGTGCGGTTACCAAACATGAGGAGAATTTAGTCGAGCTATTTGACGACTTTTGGATCGCGATCCCTATTGTGCGAGATGCCGTGCGTGTCTGCGCCTGGATGAAAAAATTCAAAAACAACGACTACGTGTACTCCAGTATGGACACTGTTCCTTGGGGAGAGAAGTCCGTATCTCTTTCGCGCAGCGGTGTTCAGCACACTATCGACGGTTTCTTCCAGAAGAACCTGCCTCCTGAGGTACACGCTAAACTGGACTTCAACCCATATATGTTGCGGCACACCCTGGCTCATCAGTTGTACCGTGCCGATTTGGGCCTTCCGTTCATCTCTCACCAGCTGAAGCACTTCGGGGAGATCGTTGGGGTTAGCCGCTCTGAACGATACAGCAAGACAACTCTTAGCTACGGCGAGCTAGCGGATAAGATGGCCTCGGGTGGGGGGCGTGGCTCCCAGGCAGAGTCTCTGCGGCACCAAGCTGAGAAGGAGAGCAACCAGCACCGTTTTGATCCTGATGGCAACTACGCAGGTGTTAATGCTCAAGCGCATAAGGAGCGACTACAGCGGGTATTCCAAGGGTATATGGCGGCTGGGTATACCAAGGACGAGATCTTTGAGGCAATGACAAAGCAACACATTGCTGTGATCAGCGTTGGTCAGGGTTTCTGCTACGGAGGCAAATCTGAGGAGTTCGATAGCTCCATTCCGTGTGTCGGTAGTCTTCGCTGCAACCCAAACCGCTGCAAAAACGCCATCGTCAGCAAGGCCAACGCGCCAAGCTGGCGGGAGGTGTATTACCAGAACAAGGCCCTGCTGGGTAATCCAGATTTCGCCTATAACCATGTGCAGATCAAAGCTGCGATGGAGGAAGCCTATGGGGTTCTTCAACTGCTCGGGGAGGAGCTCTGA
- a CDS encoding thymidylate synthase, which yields MKSYLDLLTDVLENGSVKGDRTGTGTISVFGRQYRHDLSKGFPLLTTKKLHFKSIVNELIWFLSGDTNIKWLNENGVKIWNEWATEEGDLGPVYGKQWTAWPTKDGGTINQIDYVVNALKTNPNSRRILFHGWNVEYLPDEKVSPQENAENGKMALPPCHLLYQFYVVDNKLSAHLFIRSSDSFLGLPYNTASLACLTHMLAQQCDMGVGEIVISLSDVHIYSNHMEQVKTQIAREPRKLPELKLLRKPESIYDYKFEDFELVGYDPHPHIAAPVSI from the coding sequence ATGAAAAGCTATCTGGATCTACTGACAGATGTTTTGGAGAACGGGTCGGTCAAAGGTGACCGAACTGGGACTGGTACTATTAGTGTTTTTGGGCGTCAGTATCGACATGACCTGTCTAAAGGCTTCCCGCTTCTTACTACCAAGAAGTTGCACTTCAAAAGTATTGTTAATGAGTTGATTTGGTTCCTCAGTGGGGATACCAATATCAAATGGCTCAATGAAAATGGCGTCAAGATTTGGAATGAGTGGGCTACCGAAGAAGGTGACCTGGGCCCTGTTTATGGTAAGCAGTGGACTGCTTGGCCAACCAAAGATGGCGGCACGATCAATCAGATTGACTACGTCGTAAATGCCCTGAAGACCAATCCGAACAGTCGCCGTATCTTGTTCCACGGCTGGAACGTTGAGTACCTGCCCGACGAGAAGGTGAGTCCGCAGGAGAATGCTGAGAACGGCAAGATGGCCCTTCCTCCGTGCCACCTGCTCTATCAGTTCTACGTTGTCGACAACAAGCTGTCAGCGCACCTGTTCATTCGCTCGTCTGATAGCTTCCTCGGCCTGCCCTATAACACGGCCTCACTGGCATGCCTGACCCATATGCTGGCTCAGCAGTGCGATATGGGCGTTGGTGAAATTGTGATCTCGCTGAGTGACGTTCACATCTACTCCAATCATATGGAGCAGGTGAAAACCCAGATTGCTCGCGAGCCCCGCAAGTTGCCTGAGTTGAAGCTGCTGCGTAAGCCGGAATCGATCTACGATTACAAATTCGAGGACTTCGAATTGGTCGGTTACGATCCGCATCCGCACATCGCTGCGCCTGTATCTATCTGA
- a CDS encoding helix-turn-helix transcriptional regulator codes for MSLRKAYAATLQWLRIRRGLSQSDLQKQADQAHISRLEASTTSATVDLTSDLADALGVTPLSFFTLLAAANEGKTPRTALIETLAELQIQGLLDETLPAEPQKLPPPRQAAAAEKLRAIRELKEAGLSQAEVCKKLGLPSSTVGRMWHVGE; via the coding sequence ATGTCCTTGCGGAAGGCATACGCAGCAACGTTGCAGTGGCTTAGAATTCGGAGGGGCTTATCGCAGTCCGACCTTCAAAAACAGGCTGACCAGGCCCACATCAGCCGCTTGGAGGCATCGACGACCTCGGCCACGGTCGACCTCACCTCCGATCTAGCAGATGCCCTAGGCGTCACGCCGCTGTCGTTCTTTACGCTGCTTGCCGCAGCGAATGAAGGTAAAACGCCGCGTACAGCCTTGATCGAGACCCTCGCAGAGTTGCAGATCCAGGGTCTTCTAGATGAGACGCTGCCCGCCGAACCGCAGAAGCTGCCTCCACCACGGCAGGCAGCTGCGGCTGAGAAGCTCAGGGCGATACGAGAGTTGAAGGAAGCAGGCCTCTCTCAGGCCGAGGTCTGCAAGAAGCTGGGATTGCCGAGTAGCACGGTTGGGCGCATGTGGCATGTTGGTGAATAA
- a CDS encoding tyrosine-type recombinase/integrase — protein MSIFESAVETMHVLTWLDEVEKDPLGYYKVEFADNDSGRFASLMLSPSYVSSYGLDVSSETFEIAENKLILNMLVDGLIEQGEAATATNWRLKLLGWYRSLSSEQKLTLPIFGNQLSMKRGLKLVPELASIQSAMSAYPTVRRAYDEINDDLQKLGVISGAYQTVHERIDSKEKFEPVEHGLVDFKRLKALPLDCTDDYERPGPGRPFQSIKHAFASASLKAASDSGLSNYLETFKWVAKFFVELGLTGMESIGDILDPFVLPRFRSHLEQRVITGDLSPNHANTLMSSFRKTLGTVSSVKGYDGSSFINSPGFDANRVTDTYRPYSVDERLRISQSVDEDILLNNRLAQPYVQSGVGVDPVGTDGLLKHGQGTLENARWIFENKFGCSSLGFTADESDPYVRAYLSILTRADIGIRDVMQSWGVHHIVDSAVITPYIVKLAQITGLNADSLRLMNLDDYVKEHELTLRPCLRYWKERSDGGKVMHLDLFDAEITWLTTSQSKEVAKIFEEVKFLTAGIRKNAPAEAKKRLFIWESSAPASYRKIKALSTSKIAVMSVLFGAYAKRKGLLDDSGVPLSLSASRLRPSFISELVERDVTIREIQLILGHKHVETTMAYLDRMDFNAMARAKLTVALSQVHESAMEPEMHKRQVVPEKKVELIEAVNVGAPRVVFKTPLASCANIMNPPEFVKKLSSYVPGSPCSMYNMCLGCANVMLTASDLPQLFAMERDYLKLAEVSRIMDTPYGRVVRENLTLLNKILSENTSEFSLEELAEGRRLAEFVDTTILVDGVGL, from the coding sequence ATGAGCATCTTTGAATCTGCTGTTGAAACAATGCATGTCCTCACTTGGCTCGATGAGGTCGAGAAAGATCCACTGGGCTATTACAAAGTAGAGTTCGCGGACAATGATAGCGGGCGCTTTGCGTCCCTTATGCTGAGTCCTTCCTACGTCTCTAGCTATGGCCTTGATGTGTCCTCGGAGACATTTGAGATCGCCGAGAACAAGCTCATTTTGAACATGCTGGTTGATGGCTTGATCGAACAGGGCGAAGCCGCGACAGCTACGAATTGGCGCCTTAAGTTGCTGGGTTGGTACAGGTCTTTGAGCAGCGAGCAGAAGCTCACACTTCCGATTTTTGGCAATCAACTGAGCATGAAGCGTGGCCTCAAGCTTGTGCCCGAATTGGCATCGATCCAATCGGCAATGAGTGCCTATCCAACTGTTCGCCGTGCTTATGACGAAATCAATGACGACCTTCAAAAGCTTGGTGTTATTTCGGGTGCGTATCAGACCGTACACGAGCGGATTGACAGTAAAGAGAAGTTTGAGCCAGTAGAGCATGGTCTTGTGGATTTCAAGCGCCTCAAAGCGCTTCCACTGGACTGCACGGACGACTACGAACGCCCCGGCCCTGGTAGGCCATTTCAAAGCATTAAGCACGCCTTTGCCTCTGCATCACTTAAGGCTGCGAGCGATTCGGGTCTGAGCAACTATTTGGAGACGTTCAAATGGGTGGCGAAGTTTTTCGTCGAACTTGGCCTAACAGGCATGGAATCTATTGGCGATATTCTCGATCCGTTTGTTCTACCTCGTTTTCGCTCACATTTGGAACAGCGGGTGATCACGGGAGATTTATCCCCAAATCACGCTAACACTTTGATGAGCTCTTTCCGTAAGACGCTTGGTACAGTGTCTAGCGTCAAAGGATACGACGGGTCTAGCTTTATTAACTCCCCAGGCTTTGATGCTAATCGTGTGACTGACACCTATCGTCCATACTCTGTGGATGAGCGTCTACGTATCTCGCAGAGTGTTGACGAGGATATCCTGCTCAACAACCGTCTGGCACAGCCCTACGTGCAGTCTGGTGTTGGTGTGGATCCCGTTGGCACTGACGGGCTGTTGAAGCATGGCCAGGGAACTCTCGAAAACGCTCGATGGATTTTTGAGAACAAGTTCGGTTGCTCAAGTCTCGGCTTCACCGCTGATGAGTCTGATCCATATGTAAGGGCTTATCTGAGTATCCTCACTCGTGCCGATATTGGTATCCGAGATGTCATGCAAAGCTGGGGCGTTCACCACATTGTCGATTCTGCTGTGATCACGCCTTATATCGTTAAGCTTGCACAGATCACCGGCCTCAACGCCGACTCACTCAGACTGATGAACCTGGATGACTATGTGAAAGAGCATGAGCTCACGCTTCGGCCATGTCTCCGGTATTGGAAGGAGCGCTCGGACGGCGGAAAGGTCATGCACCTCGACTTGTTCGATGCGGAGATCACATGGCTCACCACATCACAATCCAAAGAGGTGGCGAAGATCTTTGAGGAAGTGAAGTTCCTTACAGCTGGTATTCGGAAAAATGCACCGGCTGAAGCCAAGAAAAGGCTGTTCATCTGGGAGTCGAGCGCGCCTGCCAGCTATAGAAAGATCAAGGCCCTTTCGACATCCAAAATTGCAGTGATGTCTGTGCTTTTCGGAGCCTATGCGAAGCGTAAAGGACTCCTCGATGACTCTGGGGTGCCTCTGAGCCTCAGCGCATCCCGCCTTCGCCCAAGCTTCATCAGCGAGCTTGTGGAGCGAGATGTCACGATTCGTGAGATTCAGCTCATTCTTGGTCACAAGCATGTGGAAACTACCATGGCTTACCTTGATCGCATGGATTTCAACGCCATGGCCCGCGCCAAGCTTACCGTCGCTCTTAGCCAGGTTCACGAATCGGCTATGGAGCCTGAAATGCACAAGCGCCAAGTGGTTCCGGAAAAGAAGGTTGAGCTCATTGAGGCGGTGAATGTCGGAGCACCGAGGGTCGTCTTCAAAACTCCTCTTGCTAGCTGTGCCAACATCATGAACCCACCCGAATTTGTGAAGAAGCTCAGCTCTTACGTTCCGGGTAGTCCTTGCTCCATGTACAACATGTGCCTTGGCTGTGCCAATGTGATGCTGACCGCATCGGATCTGCCGCAGCTATTTGCCATGGAGCGGGATTATCTGAAGCTTGCAGAAGTTTCTCGCATCATGGATACGCCATATGGACGTGTCGTGAGAGAAAACCTGACCTTGCTCAACAAGATTCTGAGTGAGAATACTTCGGAGTTTTCTTTAGAGGAACTAGCTGAAGGCCGACGGCTGGCGGAGTTTGTTGATACCACGATTTTGGTTGATGGGGTGGGCCTGTGA
- a CDS encoding DUF6957 family protein, with amino-acid sequence MGNSPEREELPEGEVSSAGTLLPRAEIEAMVAERFPRKAYCLVEDWILFHVDEPPESLARVRSLGLEPIFMYAHCVIYDEQGRFPSGGWVRSTLCKTFDGVCMFETRNTVYVLMGQGREITATLKAIFALC; translated from the coding sequence ATGGGTAATTCCCCGGAGCGTGAAGAGCTCCCGGAAGGTGAGGTCTCGTCTGCCGGCACGTTGTTGCCGAGGGCAGAGATCGAGGCGATGGTCGCTGAGCGGTTTCCTAGAAAGGCCTACTGCCTGGTTGAGGACTGGATCCTCTTCCACGTGGACGAGCCACCTGAGTCGTTGGCCAGGGTGCGATCTTTAGGCCTTGAGCCGATCTTCATGTACGCCCACTGCGTCATCTATGACGAGCAGGGCCGATTCCCCTCAGGGGGATGGGTGCGCTCGACGTTGTGCAAGACGTTCGATGGCGTATGCATGTTTGAAACGCGCAACACGGTCTACGTGCTCATGGGGCAAGGACGCGAGATCACTGCGACGCTGAAGGCAATTTTCGCTCTATGTTAA